TAAGTAGGCTTGCTTGTACATGAGCTTCATATGGACTTGGGTCTTGCTAGCTTTGGTGGTTCGTGTAGACTTAGGTACATAGCAGCAGGTCGTGGCTTCGTATATATTAGAGGCTAATGCGCGTTTCACTGCATCATTCTTCATTCATGAGATTAACCCTTTTGTTCTTTAATTGGCTATTATTATCTgttgtttcgtttttggagtgtagTCTACGTTAGTTTGTGTTTTTTCCCGCAAATAAAGGGGTTTTAATTATGTCCTGGCAGTTTTTTTTCTTCATATATCTTGTTGGGTTGTTGATGCAAACAGTATTCGTTCTGGGAAGAGTGGTGCGTGGTTGGAGTCCTTACACCCATTTCGGCTTCGCTAGTGGTTGTGTGACCTACTTGAGAGTTCTTATTTCACATTGAAGCCATGTAAATGTTGTAACAATGCTCACATGGGCCGGCCATGAAGCTTCGGCTCGCTCGGCTCGAACTCCGTGCTCCACTTGCTAGTTTCAGGTTTTCCCTCCACTCATTCCACTGCTAGGTCAGAAAAACAGGCTACATATTTTTTATTTAAAAAAGTTCATTAAATCAAAAGGTTCACATATTTTAAAGAAATGGATTtcaaaatgtgttttgaactaaaaAACATGAATTTAAAATATATAATGGATGTCAAATAATGTTGGCGAATTTGAGAAAGATCACATACTTTAAAACTATTCGTGAACTTTAAAATTATTCATAAATtgtaaaaatgtttgtgaattccaaaaaatgttcttaGTTTCTAAAATGTTCAAGACTATAATAAATACTCATGAATTAACatgtgaaaataaaataaaatgaaacaaTAAACAAAAACGTGAAAAAATAacaggaaaaaataaaagaaaaatcattaaaacatgtgaaaaacataataggaaagaaaaaatgaaaataatCAGGCAATACCTTCTCAAACTGACAGCCCCAGTGACACACACCCTTACACGTGGGGTTCATATCACCCCCATAGCCCCCTATGCACCAGATTGCTTCAAATCTAGGGAGTTTAGAGTATCTCCAGCCATTCGCCCCCCAGGGGCTTGAAATAGCGCCGTCTGGGGGCCAACATACGATAAAATGGGCATGGGGGCGACCCCCCCCCCCAAGGTTGCCCCAGACACCGTTTTCAAAAAACCAAACTCGGCCAAACACGACACAAATTTGAAGGAAATTTAGGCGTTTCATTGATATTTGTACAAATTAAAAACATAATTTAAAAACAAACTAAAAACaacaacgccgccgccgcccacccgccgccgccgccttgaccCTTCTATATGCCGAGGAGCCTGTAGAAGTTGGTGTAGTCGTCGTCGCCGCCTTCCTACACGCCGCCTCCGTCCTTGTTGCACCCCTGACCCGCATCGCCAATGCGTGGGGGGTTGGATggcccgggcgcctcgtcgtcactGTCGTCAAGGATGACGTGCCGCCCTCGTCGCTGTCGTGGcgtcgggcggcgatctcctcgagGGCGTGGCGCTGGCGCTCCATCTCCTGCCGGACATAGTCGTCCCGTGCCCATTTCAGGCTGGTCTGCTCGGCGGCGGCCATGGCTTCATGCTCCTTCTTTACGGGAGGAGCGCCGACTCGGTCTTCGGCTTGACGAGGCGGGAGGAGGAGACCGGAGAAGAAGGGacaccgccctcgttgatgacgagggcacAGCTGCGCGTGCGCCGCCCGAGTGGCATCTCTCGTGGCTCCAGCTTGACGGGGAGGAGCGTCGGCAACCCAGAGGAGCGGGAGCCCGACGAGGACAAGGACGTCGTTTCCATGCGCCTCGGTGTCCAGGGACTGccgcggcggcgagagaaggagggggcgccgggTACTCCAACCGCAGCGCATTGCTGACCTCAATGTGCTCGAGGACGGCGTCGAGCATGCGCCCGAGGACGCCCCACCATTGGCGCCACCCCTGGGAGTTGAGGGGGGCGCGAGGTTCAATGTCGTTTGTGGAAGCGGTTGAAGTACGCCGTCCATAGCGTGTGGCTGTCGGGGGCATACCTCGGCTGGTTCCGCGCGCTCTCCGGCAGCGACAATCTTATGCATGCCATCCTGGCGCGCCAGTCAACACCAGAGGGCGGTGGTGGTACCGGGACTCCGTCGATGCTCATCCTCCATGAGCCCCACACCCGCATGTCCGATGGCGCCGGGTAGTCCGCCTCGTAGAGGAAGCGGGCCTCGTCCTCGTGCAGGTGGTGGCCGAAGCCGTTAGCCGCCGCTCCGTCGTCGGGGTAGCGCTCGGCCATGGTCGTcggcggggagagaggggagaggggcaTCGATGACGAGAGGGGCATCACTAGCGAGAGGAGAAGGGGTTGTGGCGAGGGAGTGTGTGGCCGCAGGCGAGGGAGGGTGACTTTTATAGCGATGGGTGGGCGACGAGCGGGCGACAGCCGTGTGTACGCATGGCGGGAGGGGACGGGATGCGCATCggcgccttcactgcgccgcccgtgaggaaccaATGGAAggttgaccggcggcagccttcgcATTGATTCCCCGCAGGAAAACGAGGTAATGTGGACGACGAACGCGCCTAGTCGCTGACTCAGCGGGTCCACCAGGCTTTCGCCCCAAAAATGTTTCCCACGGCGCTCCCGGGTGCCTCCTGGCGcgctgggttcggcctgggtcccccGGCGTCAAATTTGGCCCTAACTGACGAAAAGTGGGCTTCTGAGGACGTAAGTGGGCTGTTTTTTCACGCCGGCGATAAAAAAGGGCCTTGGGGGCCTGTTTGGGgggagtggagatgctcttagtatcTTATAATTGATATATACATAAGGTTGCCTGGGTTTTGTACAGTGAGTTGAGACATTGAGAATAAAAGAACAAAGGGCAAGATATAAGCCCTTGGCAAAAGTTTTGTGCATGTGTATTTGTCTACTTTAATGTGATTGATCTTGAGGGCGACATCTACATAAATGAGTGTCTGACATTTTGTTCCTACGCAGCAATCGCTACATTTGAGAATGTCGGGTCACTTGGCATGGTAGCAAATTTGGCGCTCTATCTTGTGAAGCGCTTCAATTTTGGGCAGCTCACAGCAATAAACACTACCAACATTTTCTTCGGCACGCTGAACTTCACACCGTTGCTAGGTGCCTTCATCTCCGACGCCTACTTGGGAAGGTTCAGAACCCTTGCCTACGGGTCCTTCTTTAGCCTCCTGGTATGTATATGCCACGGTCAAAACTTGTTTATCAGCCCTGTTTCACCTTCATGTATTAGCAAAAAGGAAGAtaattttttattgggacaattggCCTCCCgttaatttccattaaagaaaccaCTAGAAGTTTTACGAAacgtcaaaaataaataaaagtagaAAAAATTAGCCACCAAGGAACTATGTGCATGTGTTTGGGCATCCATCAAACACCCCTAGCTTCCTTAAAAGATTTACATAAAACATCGTAGGCCTCCTAGCCAGCCAGCTAGCCAGCAAAATCTTGCAGCAAGCCACTAGCAATAGAAAAACTCCAAAGAAAAAACATATGGGTCTGAAATTACTAATCATAGGAGCATTAAGCACTTTAGGTATCAAAGAATGACACCATGATTGAATCATTCCACATCCAATTTGAAGCAAATGCGAGATTAGTCATCATTGTCAAAATAAGTCTAACAAATGAATGGAATAACCAAAGTTGTTGATTGATTAATATGACAAATGGCATGTCCATAGAACATGAGTCAATGATGAACAATTTATCAGCTTATTACCACAACAAAACTTGATGCATCAACACAGGAAATTTATTTACTTGGTTAGCTGTTCTAAGCAATTACTATCACAAACTAAATTTTTTTGAACAACTATACTAAATTTCCTACATGATATTCGCAAATCACATTAACTAATATTTTTACATTTCCCGTAGTCTAATTCACGAATTTATTTGGTGCTACAACAGGGAATGCTAGGATTGACTTTGTCTGCATCAGTTCCAGCTTTCAAACTAGCAGACTGCAATCAAACAGTTCAACTAGGTGAACATTGCAATAGTCCATCAACACTCCAGCTCAGTGTGCTATACCTATCTTTAGCATTTCTAATCATTGGCGGTGGAGCAATCCGACCATGCAGCTTACCCTTTGGAGTAGACCAATTCGACATGACTGATAGAAATAGTCAAAAAGGCCTAAATAGCTATTATAACTGGTACTATGGCACAACTAATATTGCCTTGGTGTTTTCTATGACTATTCTCGTCTACATTCAGGCTACCATCAGCTGGCCAATAGGATTTGGCATACCAACGTTCTTCATGTTGTTGTCAATTATCATTTTATTTATGGGTACTAGACTTTATGTCCATGTACCACCAGAGGGAAGCATCTACACTGGAATTGCCCAAGTTTTACTAGCATCATTTAAAAAGAGAAGACTCAAGCTTCCAAACTCGAACGATATAAGTCAGCAAGAGTTGTTGCTATTCAGCCCTCCCACGAGGGGCCATCGTATTTTCAGATTGCCACTTACTTCCCAGTTCAGGTAAACTAAAGAAGTAACCATAATGTTTATCAATAAAAAGTAGCGAGAGTGGAAGTATCACAACACATCCACAAAAATAACATTTGATACCATCCCATTCAAAAAATTCCCATGTTATTCCGAAGGAAAAAAATGAATAATCAAATTTTGTTGTTAATTTTTCtcattaacttattaccaaaatctaaCAAGTTCAAGGACCTGTACAACTAGGGGTTAGAATAATACTATGTATATCCTTTTGAGGGACTATATCCTACCTTGGTATAGTGTCTTGTACGCTCGACAACATCATCAAACAATTATTTACCAAGTCGCTTGCGAGAGTGTTTTTATAGGCTTAACATCCATGTAGAGTGCTCGCTCCCTAAAAAAATATAAGATCATTCAGATCACTAGTCATCTACGCAATGAAATTTGTTTACAGATGGAGTACTTGCTAAAAGCATGTAGAATTCGGTATTGGTAAAAGTAAGCCATTTTGCTGCAAGTAAAGTGAGCAAAATTGCATTCTTATAATATAAATAGCGCGTTAgacatacaaaaacaaaatatcaaTAATTTCAAATAATTATTTGCTAGATGCTAATGTATACCCACCATTTATTGTCATTTATTCTCAGGTTTCTTAACAAAGGTGCGATTTTAAGGGATGGTGATATAAATGACGATGGTTCCGCAAGAAATTCATGGGAGCTTTGTAGTATCCAACAGATAGAAGAAGTTAAATGTTTGATAAGAATTTTTCCTATTTGTATATCTGGCATCGTATGCTTCATCGCATTGGTTCAACAATACACCTCTGCAAGCTTTCAAGCATTAACAATGGACTGTCACCTTGGAACACATTTTGAAATCCCTGCAGGCTCTGTTATATCCATATCCTTTATCGCCCTAACTGCATTCCTGCCGATTTATGACCGAATATTGGTACCTATAGCTAGAAGATTCACCGGAGTGGAAAGTGGAATTACAGTTCTTCAGAGACAAGGTATAGGATTGGTGATTTCTCCCATATCAATGGTGGTAGCAGGGCTTGTTGAACACAAAAGGAGAAACTCGGCATTGTCTAATGGAGGAAAATCACCTATGTCAGTCTTTTGGCTTGCCCCCCAATTGATTTTAATGGGTATTGCTGATGCCTTCAATGCAGTTGGACAATTAGAATTCTATAATAAGCAGTTTCCAGAGCAGATGCTAACCCTAGCAGGATCCCTCTTTTACGTTACTTTAGCTGGAGCAGGCTATTTGAGTACCGCTATGACAAACATCACAAACAAAGTGACTACGAGAGATGCCCACAGAGGCTGGATCGCAGACGATATTAATCTCGGCAAGCTTGACTATTACTTTTATTTAATTGCCCTCGTGGGAGTACTGAACCTTTTCTACTTCCTCATATGCTCCCACTACTATCAATACAAATCCATTTCACACTATGCTGAGGAACCCATCAAAATACAGACCAAGGAAGAGGCAGAAGCAGAGATGGACCCCAGTAGAGATGCACCTCACAAGTAAATATTGTACGGGATATTTATCCCGCACACAGTATATACTTTGGAAAAGTTTCATCAGGTCTTCATGTTTTACTACATGGCACATGACATTATTACCTTTTGAATGTGATGAAGAACAAGTGTGCCTTCTTTTAGTCAGGATGTATGACTGTTACCCAAGAAGTATCAACAAAGAGCTAAAACGTCTTCTGTATTTCAATTTGATGAAGTGCGAGTGTTTGGAACATAGTGAACCCAACAATTTTGTACAAAATTTTCTTTGTTCAGTAATAACTTAATCATGGTAAATTTATCTGTAACAAGTACACACATAAGATACTTGTTAGTACATCTTCATGTATGGATGTTctcagaaagaaagaaagaaaaacttatgTATGGCTTGTTACTTGTTTTGAAAAGAGTATATGTTTGAAACAGTTCACTGAAGTTTCACCCTATATGCCCCTATGGATTGAACTCGCCTGCAAATTATAATAAAAGGCTTTTATAACTTGCTAGTTTACTTCACTGGAGGCATGGTCCACACATAGTTGATTTGTTTCATCTAACTGTTTTAGGCCCTAGTCCGATTCTAAAATGATTTGTATGTAATATAAACATGTTTTTTTGTGAACTAATACTATATACCTAAATAGTCGACCATCGCTACTTGTTTTAGCTTAATATATGCACACATGTCACATTATCAAAGGCCCATCACCACATGTATGGAGAAAGTTTGTCATGATTAGTTGGTCCCCACTACTTATATGTATCTCAATATGCACACATCCCACCTCACCACACATGTCACTAGAATACATAATACTACTACTTATATTCTATAAATAGATTTCAATTATACAATATATaatatgtattttagttttagttcATATATTATTAATGAAAATATTGCGTATGACCAAATCTCACCGAGATATATTGCAACCGATTCAGTAGCAACACAAGGAATCTATTACAGTGTAATCATGTTGAGGGTCTTTTGGGGAAATCTTATCCATCGCTCAATGCGTTAAATTGCCTCCATAAAGCTCGGTGTGCCAGCGCATCAAGTGTCCCTCATGGCTTCTCTAGCTACCTAGGACGTTTGGTTGGGAAAGGAAGTTTACGTAGGATACGTAACAAACTTACGTGAGTCTAGCAACGGATGAAAGAAATACCATACTCCCCTAACTCAATAACCATGACTCCAGACTCAAATAGGTCTAGTATTTTATTTCAACACATGACATTTCATCCGGGTTATAACTTATCCTCCTTCCCACCTTCGTTGACTGTGCCTCAGTGTTCACACAATGACAACATGTTTGAATGTTGTCAATCCtaagacctctctctctctctctctctctctctctctctctctctctctctcggcataTGATGATAAATTTGCATTTTTTTTCTATGAGGTTTTGGTGAGGCATGCTTGCGTGGTTATATATATTCTTTTCGTTTCTCATCCTGGTTTTGCCGAGGTGTTCATTTTCAATCCGGATCGGCATTGGTATGAAACAAAGAAGGATCATGCAGTATTGATGAAGGTTGCACTCTAAATAGCATTTTTAAAATGGTTAATAGGTAAAATAACAACATATTCATATTTAttatacatatttttctaatcaaattctatatataacatgttaaatttaaAGTTAGGATTTAGAAGATATGAATATTAAAAAAACATTTGATGTGTATTGCGGGTTGATTAACTCAAATATCAAGGGGATTTCTGCAAACATGAAAATCTGACTTAAAAATGGCATGGGGTTGAGTAACAGAAATACCATGGAATTTTCTGGAAAAGCGAAAATCATACTTCAAAGTGGTTGACTACTAGAAACTTGAGGGAGTTTTATGCAAAATAGCGTGACGGACCAAGAATACCTATTTCCTTTATTAGTAGGTAATAGATCATTGGAAAAAATGTAGTTGTCCCGGTAACCTATATCATCACGAACATAACTAAGAACTAGCTGGGCTTCATTCTAAAAGAAAAAACCTAGCTGAGCTTCTTTTTGACAATCCTCTCTT
The Triticum dicoccoides isolate Atlit2015 ecotype Zavitan chromosome 3A, WEW_v2.0, whole genome shotgun sequence genome window above contains:
- the LOC119272614 gene encoding protein NRT1/ PTR FAMILY 2.12-like; translated protein: MAAPGTAAEVEVDVGGGALERSAGGGGGRRKPQGWKCMPFILAIATFENVGSLGMVANLALYLVKRFNFGQLTAINTTNIFFGTLNFTPLLGAFISDAYLGRFRTLAYGSFFSLLGMLGLTLSASVPAFKLADCNQTVQLGEHCNSPSTLQLSVLYLSLAFLIIGGGAIRPCSLPFGVDQFDMTDRNSQKGLNSYYNWYYGTTNIALVFSMTILVYIQATISWPIGFGIPTFFMLLSIIILFMGTRLYVHVPPEGSIYTGIAQVLLASFKKRRLKLPNSNDISQQELLLFSPPTRGHRIFRLPLTSQFRFLNKGAILRDGDINDDGSARNSWELCSIQQIEEVKCLIRIFPICISGIVCFIALVQQYTSASFQALTMDCHLGTHFEIPAGSVISISFIALTAFLPIYDRILVPIARRFTGVESGITVLQRQGIGLVISPISMVVAGLVEHKRRNSALSNGGKSPMSVFWLAPQLILMGIADAFNAVGQLEFYNKQFPEQMLTLAGSLFYVTLAGAGYLSTAMTNITNKVTTRDAHRGWIADDINLGKLDYYFYLIALVGVLNLFYFLICSHYYQYKSISHYAEEPIKIQTKEEAEAEMDPSRDAPHK